Proteins from a genomic interval of Geodermatophilus obscurus DSM 43160:
- a CDS encoding ABC transporter ATP-binding protein, with product MLEVTGLKKVYEGKQRTVEAVRDLTFTLDKGELACLVGPSGCGKTTLLKIVSGLLEPTSGQVLLQGKRVQGPPPGMSVVFQEYGRSLFPWMSVRDNVELPLKQKKVPAARRRQLVDDSLSAVGLGDASAAYPWQLSGGMQQRVAIARAVAYEPQVLLMDEPFAAVDAQTRADLEDLIRDLWHQLHVTTLFVTHDIDEAVYLGQRVLILSESPTVIRRDILIDLPDRRDQLHTRSSPRFAELRAQVYAEIHRPREEHLAGRPTP from the coding sequence ATGCTCGAGGTCACCGGCCTCAAGAAGGTGTACGAGGGCAAGCAGCGCACGGTGGAAGCCGTCCGCGACCTCACCTTCACGCTCGACAAGGGCGAACTCGCCTGCCTCGTCGGCCCGTCGGGCTGCGGGAAGACGACGCTGCTCAAGATCGTCTCGGGGCTGCTCGAGCCCACCTCCGGTCAGGTCCTGCTGCAGGGGAAGCGCGTGCAGGGTCCGCCGCCGGGGATGTCGGTGGTCTTCCAGGAGTACGGCCGGAGCCTGTTCCCCTGGATGAGCGTGCGGGACAACGTCGAACTGCCCCTCAAGCAGAAGAAGGTCCCAGCGGCCCGCCGGCGGCAACTGGTCGACGACTCACTCTCCGCGGTGGGGCTCGGCGACGCATCCGCGGCGTATCCCTGGCAACTCTCCGGCGGGATGCAGCAGCGGGTGGCGATCGCACGGGCTGTCGCCTACGAGCCCCAGGTCCTCCTCATGGACGAGCCCTTCGCCGCAGTCGACGCTCAGACGCGGGCTGACCTCGAGGACCTCATCCGCGACCTGTGGCACCAGCTCCACGTGACCACGCTGTTCGTCACCCACGACATCGACGAGGCGGTCTACCTCGGACAGCGGGTCCTGATCCTGTCCGAGTCGCCCACGGTGATCCGCCGGGACATCCTCATCGACCTCCCGGATCGGCGCGATCAGCTGCACACCCGCTCCTCCCCGCGGTTCGCCGAACTGCGGGCACAGGTGTACGCCGAGATCCACCGCCCGAGGGAGGAACACCTGGCGGGACGACCGACGCCTTGA
- a CDS encoding ABC transporter permease, translating into MTPVLRRVGFALGLPAVLLTLWWVLSADSTDFYFPPLPRILETLVREWLGPRLTDDVLPSLLRLAAGFSVAAVSAVTLGILIGTYRGLRDFLEPVLELTRAIPPPVLVPIFILVFGIDDTMKVIVIAFGCVWPILLNTAEGVRALDGVLDDTARTYGITGAARLRHLVLPGAAPQIFAGLRQALSLAIILMVISELFAATNGLGFAIVQAQRSFAIPEMWAGMLVLGLIGFLLSLVFRAIENRCLAWYHGLRRAQRQS; encoded by the coding sequence GTGACACCCGTCCTGCGACGCGTAGGCTTCGCCCTGGGCCTGCCCGCCGTGCTCCTGACGCTGTGGTGGGTGCTCAGCGCCGACAGCACCGACTTCTACTTCCCGCCGCTCCCGCGCATCCTCGAGACACTCGTCCGCGAGTGGCTCGGCCCCCGGCTGACCGACGACGTCCTGCCCAGCCTCCTCCGGCTGGCAGCCGGCTTCTCCGTCGCGGCGGTGTCCGCGGTGACGCTCGGGATCCTCATCGGCACCTACCGGGGGCTGCGCGACTTCCTCGAGCCGGTGCTGGAGCTCACCCGCGCGATCCCGCCACCGGTGCTGGTGCCGATCTTCATCCTCGTGTTCGGCATCGACGACACCATGAAGGTGATCGTGATCGCGTTCGGGTGCGTGTGGCCGATCCTGCTCAACACCGCCGAGGGGGTCCGTGCCCTCGACGGTGTCCTCGATGACACGGCGCGGACGTACGGCATCACCGGGGCTGCTCGGCTACGGCACCTGGTCCTGCCCGGGGCCGCCCCGCAGATCTTCGCCGGCCTCCGGCAGGCGCTGTCGCTGGCCATCATCCTGATGGTGATCAGCGAGCTCTTCGCGGCGACCAACGGCCTGGGGTTCGCGATCGTGCAGGCGCAGCGCAGCTTCGCCATCCCCGAGATGTGGGCCGGCATGTTGGTGCTGGGCCTGATCGGCTTCCTCCTCTCCCTCGTCTTCCGCGCGATCGAGAACCGGTGTCTGGCCTGGTACCACGGCCTCCGCCGCGCGCAACGACAGTCCTGA
- a CDS encoding ABC transporter substrate-binding protein: protein MTLGCVATLVLAACGSSEAAGGTAGESGGPTQLTVGYFPLVHTATAVHAQDAGLFEERGLQVELEQTAGGAQAIPSLMAGENDIIFSNYTSAVLAAQQGLPIRIIAGNDVGADDHAIMVNEDSSFQEPANLAGARIAVNNLKNIGTVAVNAVLEDAGVDISTIEFVELPLPDMQGALDAGNVDAIWQVEPFQASALANGDRVLFKLFSGPVDDMPVGGWITTEQFVQEQPEAVEAFRQALAASVEELQGNRERLVELVPTYSQVPAEVVQQVALPEWDAEPNPEQLRKMSDLMLEYEIISEEFDVSKIIVE from the coding sequence ATGACGCTCGGTTGCGTCGCGACCCTCGTGCTCGCCGCCTGCGGCTCGTCTGAGGCCGCTGGCGGCACCGCCGGGGAGAGCGGAGGCCCGACCCAGCTCACCGTCGGCTACTTCCCGCTCGTACACACCGCCACGGCCGTGCACGCGCAGGACGCGGGCCTGTTCGAGGAGCGGGGCCTGCAGGTGGAGCTCGAGCAGACGGCGGGCGGAGCTCAGGCGATCCCCTCCCTGATGGCCGGCGAGAACGACATCATCTTCAGCAACTACACCTCCGCGGTGCTGGCGGCTCAGCAGGGCCTGCCCATCCGGATCATCGCCGGCAACGACGTGGGCGCCGACGACCACGCGATCATGGTCAACGAGGACTCGTCGTTCCAGGAGCCTGCGAACCTGGCGGGTGCCCGCATCGCGGTCAACAACCTGAAGAACATCGGCACCGTCGCGGTCAACGCGGTGCTCGAGGACGCCGGCGTGGACATCTCGACGATCGAGTTCGTCGAGCTGCCGCTCCCGGACATGCAGGGCGCCCTCGATGCCGGCAACGTGGACGCCATCTGGCAGGTCGAGCCGTTCCAGGCCTCCGCCCTGGCCAACGGCGACCGGGTGCTGTTCAAGCTCTTCAGCGGCCCGGTGGACGACATGCCGGTGGGCGGGTGGATCACCACCGAGCAGTTCGTGCAGGAGCAGCCGGAGGCTGTCGAGGCATTCCGGCAGGCGCTCGCTGCATCGGTCGAAGAACTCCAGGGCAACCGGGAGCGGCTCGTGGAGCTGGTGCCCACGTACAGCCAGGTGCCCGCTGAGGTGGTGCAGCAGGTGGCGCTGCCCGAGTGGGACGCCGAGCCGAACCCGGAGCAGCTGCGCAAGATGTCCGACCTCATGCTGGAGTACGAGATCATCAGCGAGGAGTTCGACGTCTCAAAGATCATCGTCGAGTAG
- a CDS encoding ABC transporter permease, with protein sequence MTASDTRAAELLEPARPGAVDPTAPGGSRGTSPLALGALGLLALLVLGEVLPRMGLVPRRFFPTSSEIASALAGELAEVAFWTALLDTLQGWALGLAIASVAGIVSGIVIGSSHLLRQLTASTIEFLRPIPSVALIPLAALLFGTAIESKLMLVVYAAFWQVLIQVLYGVQDVDPVAQDTARAYRFSAWARIRYVTWPTALPYVITGLRLAAAVALILAVTAELVIGNPGLGSRLAVAQSSGAVATSYALVVVTGLLGVVVNLGARFAERRALAWHPSQRGGVAA encoded by the coding sequence ATGACCGCGTCGGACACGCGTGCGGCCGAGCTGCTGGAGCCGGCCCGTCCGGGCGCCGTGGACCCCACGGCGCCGGGTGGGTCCAGGGGCACCAGCCCGTTGGCTCTGGGCGCACTCGGTCTGCTGGCGCTGCTCGTCCTCGGCGAGGTGCTGCCGCGGATGGGCCTGGTGCCTCGGCGGTTCTTCCCGACCTCCTCCGAGATCGCCTCGGCCCTCGCGGGGGAGTTGGCCGAGGTCGCCTTCTGGACGGCGCTGCTCGACACCCTCCAGGGGTGGGCGCTCGGCCTGGCCATCGCCTCGGTCGCCGGCATCGTGTCGGGCATCGTCATCGGGAGCTCACACCTGCTCCGCCAGCTGACCGCATCGACCATCGAGTTCCTCCGGCCGATCCCCTCGGTCGCCCTCATCCCCCTGGCCGCGCTGCTCTTCGGCACGGCCATCGAGAGCAAGCTGATGCTGGTGGTGTACGCCGCCTTCTGGCAGGTGCTGATCCAGGTCCTCTACGGGGTGCAGGACGTGGACCCGGTCGCGCAGGACACGGCGCGGGCCTACCGGTTCAGCGCATGGGCGCGCATCCGGTACGTCACCTGGCCCACGGCGCTACCGTACGTGATAACCGGCCTGCGGCTGGCCGCGGCCGTGGCTCTCATCCTGGCCGTCACCGCCGAGCTCGTCATCGGCAACCCGGGCCTCGGTTCGCGGCTGGCGGTCGCGCAGAGCAGCGGGGCGGTCGCGACGTCGTACGCCCTGGTGGTGGTCACGGGACTGCTCGGTGTGGTCGTCAACCTCGGCGCCCGGTTCGCCGAGCGCCGGGCGCTGGCCTGGCATCCGTCTCAGCGGGGAGGGGTGGCGGCGTGA
- a CDS encoding GNAT family N-acetyltransferase has protein sequence MTVERTVRLQFEESARTAGTHSNLSAVRSDGAVLWVAGDETATIERLVADAPDEPHRYAQQTGFRLADLVELPATDDDEDEADIEGLARHGRFLWAVGSHSLRRKQIKARHSGAEALRRLAAVTGQPNPQLLVRLPVGVVDGLPTVVRELEEDGVRHRAASFGLHGPDLREVLADDEHLGPFLPLPGKDNGLDVEGIAVAGPRVYLGLRGPVLRGWAVVLELRPEVDPDTPERLRLTAFDDGRPYRKHVLRLRGLGIRDLCPHGDDLLVLAGPTMDLDGPVHVFRWHGTLQADTPQVVRGDLLTRELDLPYGEGHDHAEGIGVLGPADSPRLLVVYDSPSPARLTDDGSVLADVVRLPGAPGGSAPDTASPDVHLREITDDNREAVRALRVRGRQKRFVASVSCSLRDAAETPKARPWYRAVYRGDEPVGFVMLSWKPRSGQYRGRHFLWRLLIDKRHQGRGIGRAVLTQIVDLVRADGGTELVTSYEPGEGGPWPFYERFGFRPTGDEDDGEIVLRLPLSAP, from the coding sequence ATGACCGTGGAACGGACGGTCCGGCTGCAGTTCGAGGAGTCGGCGCGGACGGCCGGGACCCACAGCAACCTCTCGGCCGTCCGCAGCGACGGCGCCGTCCTCTGGGTCGCCGGCGACGAGACCGCGACGATCGAGCGGCTGGTCGCCGACGCCCCGGACGAGCCGCACCGCTACGCGCAGCAGACCGGTTTCCGCCTCGCCGACCTCGTGGAGCTGCCGGCCACCGATGACGACGAGGACGAGGCCGACATCGAAGGCCTGGCCCGGCACGGCCGCTTCCTGTGGGCGGTCGGGTCGCACAGCCTGCGCCGCAAGCAGATCAAGGCCCGGCACAGCGGCGCCGAGGCCCTGCGCCGGCTGGCCGCGGTCACCGGCCAGCCCAACCCCCAGCTCCTCGTCCGCTTGCCGGTCGGCGTGGTGGACGGCCTGCCGACCGTCGTGCGCGAGCTGGAGGAGGACGGGGTGCGGCACCGCGCCGCATCGTTCGGCCTGCACGGCCCCGACCTGCGGGAGGTCCTGGCCGACGACGAGCACCTGGGCCCGTTCCTGCCGCTGCCGGGCAAGGACAACGGACTGGACGTCGAGGGCATCGCCGTCGCCGGGCCGCGGGTGTACCTGGGCCTGCGCGGGCCGGTGCTGCGCGGCTGGGCCGTGGTGCTGGAGCTGCGCCCCGAGGTCGACCCCGACACCCCCGAGCGGCTGCGCCTGACCGCGTTCGACGACGGCCGCCCGTACCGCAAGCACGTCCTGCGGCTGCGCGGCCTCGGGATCCGAGACCTCTGCCCGCACGGCGACGACCTGCTCGTGCTGGCCGGGCCGACGATGGACCTCGACGGGCCGGTGCACGTCTTCCGCTGGCACGGGACACTGCAGGCGGACACACCGCAGGTGGTCCGCGGCGACCTGCTCACGCGAGAGCTCGACCTGCCCTACGGTGAGGGACACGACCACGCCGAGGGCATCGGAGTGCTCGGTCCGGCCGACAGCCCGCGCCTGCTGGTCGTCTACGACAGCCCGTCCCCGGCGCGGCTGACCGACGACGGGAGCGTCCTCGCCGACGTGGTCCGGCTGCCGGGTGCGCCGGGCGGGTCCGCACCCGACACGGCGTCGCCGGACGTGCACCTGCGGGAGATCACCGACGACAACCGCGAGGCGGTCCGCGCGCTGCGCGTCCGAGGTCGCCAGAAGCGGTTCGTCGCCTCGGTGTCCTGCTCGCTGCGGGACGCCGCCGAGACGCCGAAGGCGAGACCGTGGTACCGGGCGGTGTACCGCGGCGACGAGCCGGTCGGCTTCGTGATGCTCTCCTGGAAGCCGCGGAGCGGCCAATACCGGGGGCGCCACTTCCTGTGGCGGCTGTTGATCGACAAGCGCCACCAAGGACGCGGGATCGGCCGAGCGGTGCTGACGCAGATCGTCGACCTGGTGCGAGCCGACGGCGGTACCGAGCTGGTGACCAGCTACGAGCCCGGCGAGGGCGGACCGTGGCCCTTCTACGAGCGGTTCGGCTTCCGGCCGACCGGTGACGAGGACGACGGCGAGATCGTCCTGCGGCTCCCACTGTCCGCACCCTGA